In the Oryza glaberrima chromosome 6, OglaRS2, whole genome shotgun sequence genome, one interval contains:
- the LOC127778057 gene encoding GATA transcription factor 20 has product MSHHDGSKPYQPRRGPERPPPPAPADDAAAHVAPTVDHLAAVAAEAEAMARFEEEHRALGAEEEDEEEDELEEEEEEMEEDEDAQHHEGVGGEVAVPMDAEAAAQLDPHGGMLAASGAVQPMASNQLTLSFQGEVYVFDSVSPDKVQAVLLLLGGRELNPGLGSGASSSAPYSKRLNFPHRVASLMRFREKRKERNFDKKIRYSVRKEVALRMQRNRGQFTSSKPKGDEATSELTASDGSPNWGSVEGRPPSAAECHHCGINAKATPMMRRGPDGPRTLCNACGLMWANKGMLRDLSKAPPTPIQVVASVNDGNGSAAAPTTEQEIPAPATANGHESST; this is encoded by the exons ATGTCCCACCACGACGGCAGCAAGCCCTACCAGCCACGCCGGGGCCCCGAGcgcccccctcctccggccccgGCGGACGATGCGGCGGCGCACGTCGCGCCCACGGTCGACCACctcgccgcggtggccgccgaggccgaggcgaTGGCCCGCTTCGAGGAGGAGCACCGCGCCctgggggcggaggaggaggatgaggaggaggatgagttggaggaggaggaggaggagatggaggaggatgaggacgcGCAACATCATGAGGGggtgggcggcgaggtggctgTCCCGATGGACGCGGAGGCCGCCGCGCAGCTGGACCCGCACGGCGGGatgctcgccgcctccggcgcTGTCCAGCCCATGGCGTCCAACCAGCTCACCCTCTCGTTCCAGGGCGAGGTCTACGTCTTCGACTCTGTCTCCCCTGACAAG GTTCAAGCAGTGCTCTTGCTACTCGGTGGAAGGGAGCTGAACCCAGGTTTGGGCTCTGGAGCATCGTCATCTGCGCCATACAGTAAG AGGTTGAATTTTCCACACCGGGTGGCATCTTTGATGCGGTTCAGAGAAAAGCGGAAGGAGCGCAACTTTGATAAGAAGATCCGGTATTCTGTTCGGAAGGAAGTTGCACTTAG GATGCAGCGCAATAGAGGTCAGTTTACATCTTCAAAACCAAAGGGTGATGAAGCAACATCGGAATTGACAGCTTCAGATGGCTCCCCAAACTGGGGATCAGTGGAAGGTCGGCCTCCCTCTGCTGCTGA atgccATCACTGTGGTATAAATGCAAAGGCTACACCTATGATGCGTCGTGGACCTGATGGGCCAAGAACATTATGCAATGCCTGTGGCCTCATGTGGGCAAACAAG gggATGTTGAGGGACCTATCAAAAGCACCTCCCACACCTATTCAAGTTGTGGCATCAGTTAATGATGGT AATGGAAGTGCTGCAGCACCTACCACCGAGCAAGAAATTCCTGCACCAGCCACTGCCAATGGCCACGAATCATCAACGTGA
- the LOC127775393 gene encoding disease resistance protein RPM1-like isoform X2 has product MRNRYGISIDEKSSSNMSQYPRQLAVSDSAYLTDDTEIVGNASVTRRLTQWVLEERQDRSVMSIFGMGGVGKTTIASSIFKNQQFMMAFDCNAWVTLSQSYEIEDLLRQISKQLMDQQVYLASNVEAMNRIKLIEKLQIYLKRRKYLIVLDDVWDKDVWLFLNYAFVRNNLGGRVLITTRKKDVAFLADHNCVVELEALPHTEAWHLFCKKAFRRLEDKMCPENLRPWAEKIVTKCQGLPLAIVAIGSLLSYREFEEQEWKLFYNQLGWQLANNPELNWIANILNLSLNDLPSYLRSCFLYCSLFPEDCRIKRKMLVELWIAEGLVEERGDGTTMEEVAQCYLTELTHRSLLAVIERNACGRARTFRMHDLVREMASIIAKKERLAFSYDNVGITQVAHEYRRLWIQKDAQSLRYLGGSKLRSFVLLDIGVPSSWIYDALSRFRLLRVLCLRFANIEQVPGVVTELYNLHYLDLSHTKVKHIPASFKNLINLEFLDIRSSYVEELPLEITLLTNLRHLYAYVIHDLQERSLDCISATKIPGNICHLKNLQALQTVSANKDLVSQLGNLTRMRSLCVMKVQQSYIAELCNSLTKMPNLSRLFISSCDMDETLNLKMLKALSNLKVFWLAGKLEGGVLPPMFAKLEKITELKLDWSGLKKDPIESFSYMLNLVVLVLTGAYDGERLNFHAKWFPKLNLLQLADMEHLNRIEIEDGSMMCLRELDLVGLRNLNEVPKGIRYIRTLHEMIITDMPKEFIVKIQGSDRYIVQHVPNIHIFESSDFQAGIMQCSCY; this is encoded by the coding sequence ATGAGGAATCGGTATGGCATTTCCATAGACGAaaagagcagcagcaacatgagtCAGTATCCTAGGCAGCTTGCAGTATCAGATTCTGCTTATCTAACTGACGACACTGAAATTGTGGGAAATGCTAGTGTAACTAGAAGATTGACACAGTGGGTACTAGAGGAGAGACAAGATCGATCTGTCATGTCCATCTTCGGCATGGGTGGGGTAGGCAAAACAACTATAGCAAGCAGTATATTTAAAAACCAACAATTTATGATGGCCTTTGATTGCAATGCTTGGGTTACTCTATCCCAGAGTTATGAAATTGAAGACTTGCTAAGGCAAATCAGCAAGCAATTGATGGACCAACAGGTGTACTTGGCTAGTAATGTCGAGGCTATGAATCGAATAAAATTAATTGagaaacttcagatctacctaAAGCGCAGGAAATATCTAATTGTCTTGGATGATGTATGGGATAAAGATGTTTGGTTATTCTTGAATTATGCATTTGTCAGAAACAATCTTGGAGGCAGGGTACTGATCACCACTCGCAAAAAGGATGTTGCTTTCTTAGCAGATCACAATTGTGTAGTTGAGCTTGAAGCTCTTCCCCATACTGAAGCATGGCATCTATTCTGTAAGAAGGCGTTCCGTAGATTGGAAGATAAAATGTGCCCAGAAAATCTTAGACCTTGGGCAGAGAAAATTGTGACCAAGTGTCAAGGATTGCCACTGGCTATCGTAGCCATCGGAAGCCTTCTATCATACCGTGAATTCGAGGAGCAGGAGTGGAAACTGTTCTACAACCAACTTGGCTGGCAATTAGCTAACAATCCAGAGCTCAATTGGATTGCCAATATTCTAAACCTGAGCTTAAATGATCTCCCAAGTTATCTGAGAAGTTGTTTTCTATATTGCAGCCTCTTTCCTGAAGACTGCAggattaaaagaaaaatgcttgTTGAGTTATGGATTGCGGAAGGTCTTGTAGAAGAAAGAGGAGATGGAACAACAATGGAGGAAGTTGCTCAGTGTTACCTTACAGAGCTCACTCACCGTTCTCTTCTTGCTGTCATAGAAAGGAATGCATGTGGAAGGGCTAGAACATTTCGTATGCATGACCTTGTAAGAGAGATGGCCTCAATCATTGCTAAGAAGGAGAGGCTTGCTTTTTCATATGACAATGTTGGTATAACCCAAGTTGCCCATGAATACCGCCGTTTATGGATCCAAAAGGACGCTCAGTCCCTCAGGTATTTAGGAGGTTCTAAACTCCGATCTTTCGTTCTGCTTGATATCGGAGTACCATCTTCTTGGATTTATGATGCTTTATCACGTTTCAGACTGCTAAGAGTTCTGTGCCTGAGATTTGCCAATATCGAACAAGTTCCAGGTGTGGTCACAGAACTATATAACTTACATTATCTAGATTTATCGCACACAAAAGTGAAACATATACCGGCATCATTCAAAAACCTTATCAACCTAGAGTTTTTAGATATCAGGTCCAGCTATGTGGAAGAGTTGCCGTTGGAAATAACTTTGTTAACTAATTTGCGGCACTTATATGCCTATGTAATCCATGATCTTCAAGAAAGATCATTGGATTGCATAAGTGCCACAAAAATTCCTGGCAATATTTGCCATCTAAAGAACTTGCAAGCTTTACAGACCGTTTCAGCAAATAAGGATTTGGTTTCACAGCTGGGGAACTTGACGCGGATGAGAAGTTTGTGTGTAATGAAAGTGCAACAAAGCTACATCGCAGAGTTATGCAACTCTTTGACAAAGATGCCTAACCTCAGCAGGTTGTTTATTTCCTCTTGTGATATGGATGAGACTCTTAACTTAAAAATGCTAAAGGCCCTATCAAATCTTAAGGTATTCTGGCTGGCAGGAAAATTAGAGGGGGGTGTGCTCCCACCAATGTTTGCCAAGTTAGAGAAAATAACAGAGTTAAAACTGGACTGGTCTGGTCTGAAGAAGGATCCTATTGAATCCTTCTCTTACATGCTAAATCTAGTTGTTCTGGTGCTCACCGGAGCATATGATGGGGAACGGTTAAATTTTCATGCAAAGTGGTTCCCTAAGCTCAACTTATTGCAATTGGCTGACATGGAACATCTCAACCGGATTGAGATTGAGGATGGATCAATGATGTGCCTACGTGAGTTAGATCTTGTTGGTTTAAGGAATCTAAATGAAGTACCGAAAGGCATAAGGTACATTAGGACACTCCATGAGATGATTATAACAGATATGCCAAAGGAGTTCATAGTGAAGATCCAAGGAAGCGACAGGTACATTGTTCAGCATGTACCAAACATCCATATTTTTGAATCCTCTGATTTTCAAGCAG
- the LOC127775393 gene encoding disease resistance protein RPM1-like isoform X1 — MADTLFLVLRKVAFSLGEGALVKLGTEVVEAASVLTDFEHSMKQIESEFTIMRAFISQVSAEKVGDKTFDAWLDQVRDVAHDVEDIVDEYAYLAAQAIDTGTFFKRKFQQTKNVAAWQNISRQISQVETRIQRLSAMRNRYGISIDEKSSSNMSQYPRQLAVSDSAYLTDDTEIVGNASVTRRLTQWVLEERQDRSVMSIFGMGGVGKTTIASSIFKNQQFMMAFDCNAWVTLSQSYEIEDLLRQISKQLMDQQVYLASNVEAMNRIKLIEKLQIYLKRRKYLIVLDDVWDKDVWLFLNYAFVRNNLGGRVLITTRKKDVAFLADHNCVVELEALPHTEAWHLFCKKAFRRLEDKMCPENLRPWAEKIVTKCQGLPLAIVAIGSLLSYREFEEQEWKLFYNQLGWQLANNPELNWIANILNLSLNDLPSYLRSCFLYCSLFPEDCRIKRKMLVELWIAEGLVEERGDGTTMEEVAQCYLTELTHRSLLAVIERNACGRARTFRMHDLVREMASIIAKKERLAFSYDNVGITQVAHEYRRLWIQKDAQSLRYLGGSKLRSFVLLDIGVPSSWIYDALSRFRLLRVLCLRFANIEQVPGVVTELYNLHYLDLSHTKVKHIPASFKNLINLEFLDIRSSYVEELPLEITLLTNLRHLYAYVIHDLQERSLDCISATKIPGNICHLKNLQALQTVSANKDLVSQLGNLTRMRSLCVMKVQQSYIAELCNSLTKMPNLSRLFISSCDMDETLNLKMLKALSNLKVFWLAGKLEGGVLPPMFAKLEKITELKLDWSGLKKDPIESFSYMLNLVVLVLTGAYDGERLNFHAKWFPKLNLLQLADMEHLNRIEIEDGSMMCLRELDLVGLRNLNEVPKGIRYIRTLHEMIITDMPKEFIVKIQGSDRYIVQHVPNIHIFESSDFQAVNNFIRLPHLAKRYGSGVTKHVG; from the exons ATGGCAGATACCCTATTTCTTGTTCTCAGAAAGGTCGCTTTCTCCCTGGGAGAAGGTGCCTTGGTGAAATTGGGCACAGAGGTGGTGGAGGCAGCATCAGTTTTGACAGATTTTGAGCACAGCATGAAGCAAATCGAGAGTGAATTTACGATCATGAGAGCATTTATCAGTCAGGTTAGTGCAGAGAAAGTTGGTGACAAAACGTTTGATGCCTGGTTGGATCAGGTTAGAGATGTTGCCCATGATGTGGAAGACATCGTCGATGAGTATGCTTACCTCGCTGCACAGGCCATTGATACAGGTACCTTCTTCAAGAGGAAGTTCCAGCAGACCAAGAATGTTGCAGCCTGGCAGAACATCTCCAGACAGATAAGTCAAGTAGAAACTCGGATTCAGAGGCTATCAGCGATGAGGAATCGGTATGGCATTTCCATAGACGAaaagagcagcagcaacatgagtCAGTATCCTAGGCAGCTTGCAGTATCAGATTCTGCTTATCTAACTGACGACACTGAAATTGTGGGAAATGCTAGTGTAACTAGAAGATTGACACAGTGGGTACTAGAGGAGAGACAAGATCGATCTGTCATGTCCATCTTCGGCATGGGTGGGGTAGGCAAAACAACTATAGCAAGCAGTATATTTAAAAACCAACAATTTATGATGGCCTTTGATTGCAATGCTTGGGTTACTCTATCCCAGAGTTATGAAATTGAAGACTTGCTAAGGCAAATCAGCAAGCAATTGATGGACCAACAGGTGTACTTGGCTAGTAATGTCGAGGCTATGAATCGAATAAAATTAATTGagaaacttcagatctacctaAAGCGCAGGAAATATCTAATTGTCTTGGATGATGTATGGGATAAAGATGTTTGGTTATTCTTGAATTATGCATTTGTCAGAAACAATCTTGGAGGCAGGGTACTGATCACCACTCGCAAAAAGGATGTTGCTTTCTTAGCAGATCACAATTGTGTAGTTGAGCTTGAAGCTCTTCCCCATACTGAAGCATGGCATCTATTCTGTAAGAAGGCGTTCCGTAGATTGGAAGATAAAATGTGCCCAGAAAATCTTAGACCTTGGGCAGAGAAAATTGTGACCAAGTGTCAAGGATTGCCACTGGCTATCGTAGCCATCGGAAGCCTTCTATCATACCGTGAATTCGAGGAGCAGGAGTGGAAACTGTTCTACAACCAACTTGGCTGGCAATTAGCTAACAATCCAGAGCTCAATTGGATTGCCAATATTCTAAACCTGAGCTTAAATGATCTCCCAAGTTATCTGAGAAGTTGTTTTCTATATTGCAGCCTCTTTCCTGAAGACTGCAggattaaaagaaaaatgcttgTTGAGTTATGGATTGCGGAAGGTCTTGTAGAAGAAAGAGGAGATGGAACAACAATGGAGGAAGTTGCTCAGTGTTACCTTACAGAGCTCACTCACCGTTCTCTTCTTGCTGTCATAGAAAGGAATGCATGTGGAAGGGCTAGAACATTTCGTATGCATGACCTTGTAAGAGAGATGGCCTCAATCATTGCTAAGAAGGAGAGGCTTGCTTTTTCATATGACAATGTTGGTATAACCCAAGTTGCCCATGAATACCGCCGTTTATGGATCCAAAAGGACGCTCAGTCCCTCAGGTATTTAGGAGGTTCTAAACTCCGATCTTTCGTTCTGCTTGATATCGGAGTACCATCTTCTTGGATTTATGATGCTTTATCACGTTTCAGACTGCTAAGAGTTCTGTGCCTGAGATTTGCCAATATCGAACAAGTTCCAGGTGTGGTCACAGAACTATATAACTTACATTATCTAGATTTATCGCACACAAAAGTGAAACATATACCGGCATCATTCAAAAACCTTATCAACCTAGAGTTTTTAGATATCAGGTCCAGCTATGTGGAAGAGTTGCCGTTGGAAATAACTTTGTTAACTAATTTGCGGCACTTATATGCCTATGTAATCCATGATCTTCAAGAAAGATCATTGGATTGCATAAGTGCCACAAAAATTCCTGGCAATATTTGCCATCTAAAGAACTTGCAAGCTTTACAGACCGTTTCAGCAAATAAGGATTTGGTTTCACAGCTGGGGAACTTGACGCGGATGAGAAGTTTGTGTGTAATGAAAGTGCAACAAAGCTACATCGCAGAGTTATGCAACTCTTTGACAAAGATGCCTAACCTCAGCAGGTTGTTTATTTCCTCTTGTGATATGGATGAGACTCTTAACTTAAAAATGCTAAAGGCCCTATCAAATCTTAAGGTATTCTGGCTGGCAGGAAAATTAGAGGGGGGTGTGCTCCCACCAATGTTTGCCAAGTTAGAGAAAATAACAGAGTTAAAACTGGACTGGTCTGGTCTGAAGAAGGATCCTATTGAATCCTTCTCTTACATGCTAAATCTAGTTGTTCTGGTGCTCACCGGAGCATATGATGGGGAACGGTTAAATTTTCATGCAAAGTGGTTCCCTAAGCTCAACTTATTGCAATTGGCTGACATGGAACATCTCAACCGGATTGAGATTGAGGATGGATCAATGATGTGCCTACGTGAGTTAGATCTTGTTGGTTTAAGGAATCTAAATGAAGTACCGAAAGGCATAAGGTACATTAGGACACTCCATGAGATGATTATAACAGATATGCCAAAGGAGTTCATAGTGAAGATCCAAGGAAGCGACAGGTACATTGTTCAGCATGTACCAAACATCCATATTTTTGAATCCTCTGATTTTCAAGCAG TCAACAACTTCATTCGTCTGCCACACCTCGCGAAGAGGTATGGCAGTGGTGTAACTAAACATG
- the LOC127775395 gene encoding LOW QUALITY PROTEIN: serrate RNA effector molecule-like (The sequence of the model RefSeq protein was modified relative to this genomic sequence to represent the inferred CDS: inserted 1 base in 1 codon) gives MHNLMFNTLNVCPYIRYDRATHKQGTRSAAVHVSHTPFHTFFXDASFPCRYRLVRRSPQPSLPSLSPPSSSCARFASSLPNPNPTATLPPMADVIDPASTEAPRARRPPPPPPPPDSPEGRSSPLPPPPPGGPPQPAATRKRSRSPPPPPPPPSLPPPPPLGSSRPERYRDNHHRGGGGGRGGGSSSPPPYRSGRRHSPSRRSPSPPFKRSRRDDGYDRRGGRGSPPLRYGYGDRRYGYDHERGGGRGGYDDDRYHGRYQNRAADWADSGFGASNDGPGITQREGLMTYKQFIQVLEDDISPAEAEKRYQEYRTEYITTQKRAYFDLNKNDDRLKDKYHPTNLSSVIDRRNDSCKATAKDFFHDLQNGTLDLGPGITAAAASGSDGNSDDDGDSDKRRKHGRGSSKETDPLSGAPVAHPVSSESRRVQVDIEQALALVRKLDTEKGIVGNILSSGDHDKSDVDKSHIGSMGPIIIIRGLTTVKGLEGVELLDTLLTYLWRIHGVDYYGMSETNEAKGSRHVRADNKTSNTTNINAADWEKKVDTFWQERLRGQDPMVILAAKDKIDAAAVEVLEPYVRKIRDEKYGWKYGCGAKGCTKLFHAPEFVHKHLRLKHPELVLELTSKVREDLYFQNYMNDPNAPGGTPVMQQSAPDKSRQRPGMDNRLRYDRANRREYDRAERDGSRYGRGDRSPSLDGADDQMFDAFRGRGPNAPFVPELPAPPILMPVPGAGPLGPFVPAPPEIAMHMLREQGPPPPFEPNGPPHANPGVLGPMMGGPAPIITMPPSFRQDPRRLRSYNDLDAPDEEVTVLDYRSL, from the exons atgcATAATCtgatgtttaatactttaaatgtgtgtccgtatatccgatatgatagGGCTACACACAAACAGGGAACCCGATCAGCAGCCGTGCACGTGTCCCATACGCCGTTTCACACTTTTT TAGACGCTTCCTTCCCTTGCCGCTACCGCCTCGTGCGCCGCAGCCCGCAGCCTAGcctaccctctctctctcccccctcctcaaGCTGTGCGCGATTCGCCTCCTCActcccaaaccctaaccccacCGCGACGCTCCCCCCCATGGCTGACGTCATCGACCCCGCCTCCACCGAggccccccgcgcgcgccgcccgccgccgcctccgcctccgcccgaCAGCCCGGAGGGCCGCTCGTCGCCgctcccgcccccgccccccggtggcccgccgcagccggcggccACCCGCAAGCGgagccgctcgccaccgccgcctcccccgccgccctccctcccgccgcccccgccgctcgGCTCGTCGCGCCCCGAGCGCTACCGCGACAACCACCaccggggaggaggcggtggccggggtGGGGGTAGTTCCAGCCCCCCGCCGTATcggagtggccgccgccactccccgtCGAGGAGAtccccttcgccgccgttcAAGAGGTCGCGGCGGGACGACGGGTACGACCGCCGTGGCGGCCGTGGGAGCCCGCCGCTGCGGTACGGGTACGGCGACAGGAG GTATGGATATGACCACGAGCGTGGTGGAGGCAGAGGTGGGTATGATGATGACCGATACCATGGCAGGTATCAAAATCGCGCAGCAG ATTGGGCCGATTCAGGGTTTGGGGCATCCAATGATGGTCCTGGAATTACCCAAAG GGAAGGACTGATGACTTACAAACAGTTCATCCAAGTTCTTGAGGATGATATTTCACCTGCTGAAGCTGAGAAACG GTATCAAGAATACAGGACAGAGTACATCACTACTCAAAAACGTGCTTATTTTGACCTTAACAAGAATGATGATCG GTTGAAAGACAAGTACCATCCGACCAACTTGTCATCTGTTATTGACAG GAGGAATGATAGTTGTAAGGCAACAGCAAAGGATTTCTTTCATGATTTGCAAAATGGAACTCTGGACCT TGGCCCTGGAATAACTGCGGCTGCAGCAAGTGGCAGTGATGgaaattctgatgatgatggagacagTGACAAGAGAAGAAAGCATGGCAGGGGTTCCTCAAAAGAAACAGACCCTCTTTCTGGTGCTCCCGTGGCTCATCCAGTTAGCTCTGAATCTCGACGGGTTCAAGTTGACATTGAACAAGCTCTAGCCCTTGTGCGTAAGCTTGACACTGAGAAGGGTATTGTGGGGAATATCCTATCAAGTGGCGATCATGACAAATCAGATGTAGACAAGTCTCATATTGGATCTATGGGGCCTATAATTATAATCCGAGGCTTAACCACTGTCAAAGGCCTTGAAGGTGTTGAGCTCCTAGATACTCTTCTTACCTATTTATGGCGTATTCATGGTGTTGATTACTATGGCATGTCTGAGACAAATGAAGCAAAAGGCAGTCGCCATGTCAGAGCAGACAATAAGACGTCTAATACAACCAATATTAATGCCGCTGACTGGGAAAAGAAGGTGGATACTTTCTGGCAAGAAAGGCTGAGAGGTCAGGACCCCATGGTAATATTAGCAGCCAAGGACAAAATCGATGCAGCAGCTGTGGAAGTTCTGGAACCTTATGTCAGGAAGATAAGGGATGAAAAATATGGTTGGAAATATGGCTGTGGAGCTAAGGGTTGTACGAAACTTTTCCATGCTCCTGAGTTCGTTCACAAGCATTTGAGGCTGAAGCATCCAGAGCTTGTGTTAGAGTTGACTTCCAAAGTCCGAGAGGATCTCTATTTCCAAAATTACATGAA TGATCCTAATGCACCTGGTGGAACTCCAGTTATGCAACAGTCTGCACCA GACAAATCAAGACAGAGACCTGGTATGGATAATCGTCTGAGATATGACCGTGCCAATCGTAGAGAATATGATAGGGCAGAGAGAGATGGAAGCAGATATGGTAGAGGCGATCGTTCTCCAAGTCTTGATGGCGCTGATGATCAGATGTTTGATGCTTTCCGTGGGCGAGGTCCAAATGCTCCTTTTGTTCCTGAACTCCCCGCTCCGCCAATTTTGATGCCTGTTCCTGGTGCTGG TCCTTTGGGTCCATTTGTTCCTGCACCTCCAGAAATAGCCATGCATATGCTGAGAGAGCAAGGGCCGCCACCTCCATTTGAACCAAACGGACCTCCTCATGCCAACCCAGGAGTGCTTGGACCAATGATGGGTGGTCCTGCGCCAATTATAACCATGCCTCCATCTTTTCGTCAAGATCCTCGCCGTTTGCGAAG TTACAATGACCTTGATGCTCCGGACGAGGAAGTTACCGTTCTTGACTACAGAAGTTTGTAG